In Spirochaeta thermophila DSM 6578, the DNA window GCACGCGATCTCCACCACCGAATGGCGCACAGGATCGAGCCCGGTGGTCTCGAGATCGAAGGCCACCACCACCTCCTTGCGCCAATCGATCGATACGGGATCTCTTCCAGGATCAGTCGAGGTTGACATGCAGGGTCTCCTTCCCTACCATCCGACACATGGATATCCACAGGCTACTCCAGGAACACGATGTGGCGATCGATGATATCCGATGGTATCTCGCACTCACCACGGCCGAGCGTTTCCTCTCATACCAGGAAGTCCCGGAAGAACTCGCCCTCCTCATCTGGAGAGGTACGATCGCGGACGAACTCTACGAGATGGAAGAACGGTGGCTCTCGCTCCAGAACCAGAAGCTCTCGGACGGCAGACTCGACGAAGCCGGGATCCGAGAGCTCATCAGGGAGATAAAGTCCGCCGCGGAGAGGAGGCCCCTCTCCTAGGGGCCCCCTCGACACTATGCGGGGATCCACCCGTCGATCTGCCGTTGGACGACCTCCAGTTTCTCCTTGACCTCCCGCTTCGCCTCTTCCAGCGAGTCCTTCACCGGCGAGGTGCAGGAGGCATAGAACTTGATCTTGGGCTCCGTACCGCTCGGGCGAGCGCTCACCACACTTCCGTCCTCGAGCACGAACTGGAGCACGTTGGATGAGGGGAGATCGATGTTCTTCTTCCGCTCTCCCAAGGGGAGGTAGAGGGTGGTGCCGTCCAGGTAGTCGCGTATCTCCACCACCTTGAGGTCACCGAAGGCGAGAGGAGGATCGGTGCGGAGTCGTTCCATGATCCCTCTCATGACCTGAATGCCTTTTTCACCGGGGAACGTCTTCGTGGTGAGGATCTCTTCGAAGTAGCCGTGTTGCCTGTAGAGTTCCTCCAGCCTCTGCAGGAGCGTCTTCCCCTGAACCCTGTGGTAGAGGGTCATCTCGACGGTGAGGATCGAGGCGGAGACGGCGTCCTTGTCCCTCACATCGGTCCCGACGAGGAATCCGTAGCTCTCCTCGGTACCGAAGACGTACTGGGGACCGCCCTTCTCCTCGAACTCGCGTATCTTGGCGGCGAAGTACTTGAATCCGGTGAGCACCTCATGGCACTCCACGCCGTACGATTCGACGATCTTCCGCTGAAGATTGGTGGTGACGATGCTCTTGACGAAGGCAGGCCGCTCGGGAAGGGAACCCATCTCTTTTTTCGAAGAGAAGATGTAGTCGGCCAACAACGCGCCGAGCTGGTTCCCCGTGATGAGGACATAGTCGTGTCCGTCGGGAACGGCGATGCCGAGTCGGTCGGAATCGGGGTCCGTGGCCATCACCACGTCGGCCTTCCGTTTCCGCGCGTACGAGAGCGCCAGTTCCAGAGCCGAGGCCTCCTCGGGATTGGGGTACTCCACCGTAGGGAAGTCCCCGTCAGGATCGGCCTGTTCGGGCACGGTGAAGACGTCGATCCCGAACCCTCTCAACACGGTCTCCACCGGCATCCTCCCGGTACCATGGAGAGGGGTGTAGACCACCGAGACCTCTCCTCCGTGTTCCTCGAAGAGGTCGGGACGGATCACCTGTCGTCTCACGGCGTCGAAGTAAGCCCGATCCACGTCCTCCCCGATGTAGGTGAGCAGTCCTCGGGCAAGGGCTTCCTCTTCCGGCATCGACCTGATCTCGGAGATCACCTTCCGGACTTCCTCTATGATCCCCTTGTCGTGTGGAGGCACCACTTGCCCCCCATCCGACCAGTAGACCTTGTATCCGTTATACTGGGGAGGGTTGTGACTCGCCGTGATCACGATACCGGCGGTGGTGCCGAGATGGCGAACCGTGAAGGACAGCTCCGGCGTGGGCCTCAGGTCCTCGAAAAGGTAGGTCTTTATCCCGTTGCCGCAGAGCACGAGCGCCGCTTCACGGGCGAACACGCGGGAGTATCGTCTCGAGTCGTAGGCGATGGCTGCGGATGGATCCTTCACCCCCTGGGAGAGGATGTAGTTGGCGAGGCCCTGGGTGGCCCTGCGCACCATGAGAGGATTCATGCGAAAGAATCCTCCCCCGATGATTCCACGCATCCCCCCTGTTCCGAATTCGAGGTCGGCGAAGAAACGGTCGTTGAGCGCTTCCCAGTCCTCTCTCTCGAGGAGTTCCTCTACTTCTCTCCTGAACTCCTCCCCGGTCTCGAGCTGAATATACATCCTGGCTTTCCTCTCCAGTTCACGCAGATCCATGTACTCCTCCTCGGGTCTGTTTGGTCTCATAATAGAAATAACGGATCAACGTATCAAGGCGGAAGATTTTCATTCTTCGGGAAATATACTACTCTTGGTGTGGTATGAAGAAGATAGGCAAGAAACCCAAGGGAGAAGAGGGCTTCCACGAGTACTATCGATCGCTCTTCGGGGAACGGTGGGATGGTCTCGTGGCCTCGATGAGGATGGAATCACCCTACCATACCCTCTCCGAGGGGCTCCTCGTTCCCTATCACCTCGACCCCGCCTCCCTCTACCCCCCCACCCTCCTCGCCCCCGAACCGGGCCATCGCGTCCTCGACCTCTGCGCCGCCCCCGGAGGGAAGACCCTCCTCCTCGCCCTCGCCCTCAAGGGCCGTGGGCTCCTCGTGGCCAACGAGTACTCCTCCTCCAGGAGAGCCCGGCTCAAACAGGTACTCACCCTGCACCTGCCCACACACCTCCTCGCCCCCATCCGCGTCGCCGGGAGGGACGGACGGACCTGGGGCATCCACGAGCCCGAGGCCTACGACCGCATCCTGGCGGACGTTCCCTGCTCCTCCGAGGCCCACCTCCTCTCCTCCCCTTCCCACCTCTCCCGCTGGACCCCCGCCCGCATCCGCAACCTCACACACACCCAGTTCGCCCTTCTCTCCTCCGCCTTCCTCGCCCTCGCCCCCGGCGGCCTCCTCGTCTACGCCACCTGCGCCCTCACCCCTCAGGAGAACGACGGCGTGGTGGAGAAACTCGTCACACGACGCGGGAACGCCCTCGAGATCGTCCGGGACCCGCCCCCGCTCCCCGCATCCCTCCCTACCCTCACCCTTGAGCCGACCCGCTACGGCTTTCACATCCTCCCCGACACCTCACGAGGAGCCGGACCTCTCTACATGGCCCTCATACGAAAGACCCGGTCCATCCCCCCGCACGCCCCTGAGCGCTTGCGAAACCCCGCGAAACCGCACTACACTGAGTGTGAGGACCCTGTCGCGATACACCCATACGGGAGGCCCCATGAACGAGATCCGCGTCATGCTTCCGAACGGCCACGTACTGGAAGTCCCCTACGGCACCCGGGTAGGAGACCTCTTGAAGACCCACCTCCCGGACATCCATCCCGTGGCGGCACGCGTCAACAACGAGCTCACCAGCCTCACCTACAAGCTCGAGTTCAACAGCAGCATAGAGCCCGTCACCTTCGATCAGCCCGAAGGCATGATCATATACCGCGCGAGCCTCTGCTTCCTCCTCGCCATGGCTGCCCACAGGAGAGGCCTCAGACTCATCATAGGACACTCCCTGGGCGACGGATACTTCTACACCCTCAGGGACCGCGAGGATGTCACCCCGAGAGAGGTGGCCCTCCTCCAGGAGGAGATGCAGGATCTCATCCGCAGCGACATCCCCATACAACGGAAGGTCCTCTCCTATCAGGACGCCATCTGGGAGTTCCAAGGAAGGGACCAGATGCAGACCGTCAAGCTTCTCACGTTCAAGAACGAGAACAAGATCCCCGTCTTCTTCTGCGATACCTACTGCGACCTCGCCACCATCCCCCTGGTACCCCGCACCGGCCTGCTCAACGGTTTCCGCCTTCAGCACTTCCCCCCCGGTTTCGTCCTCAGGTTTCCCCGACATCCCGAACAGCCCGTACCCGAGTCCTACGCACCTCCCCTCAAGCTCTTCCAGGTCTACCGTGAATACAAGGAGTGGGGACGGACCCTCTCCGTGGCCTCGGTGGGCGACCTGAACACCCTCGTCGAGGCGAGGAAGGAACGCGAATTCATCCAGATCGCCGAGGCCCTCCACGAGCAACGGATCTCCCAGATCGCCTCCCGTATCGCCGCCGAGGCACCCCGGATCAAACTCGTGCTCGTGGCGGGCCCCTCCTCTTCGGGCAAGACCACGTTTGCAAAGAAGCTCTCCATGTATCTCAAAGTCTTCGGACTCCGCCCCCTCGCCATAAGCCTCGACAACTACTTCAGACCTCGGGAGGAGACCCCCCTGGACGAGGAGGGAAACTACGATTTCGAGGCACTCGAAGCCCTCGATATAGAAGTCCTCAACCGTGATCTGGTCGCCCTCTTCGAAGGCGGATCCATACGGGAACGCCTCTTCAACTTCAAGACAGGACGCTCCCTGCATACGGAGCGGACCATCACCCTTCCTGAAAAGGGAATCGTCGTCATAGAGGGCATCCACGGCCTCAACGAGGCACTCACCTCCCAGATTCCGAGGGAACAGAAGTACAAGATCTACGTCTCCGCCCTCACCCAACTCAACCTCGACGACCACAACCGCATTCCCACCACGGACAACCGCCTCATCCGGCGTATGGTGAGGGACGCCCGGTTCAGGGGAAAGACCGCCCTCGAGACCATCCAGATGTGGCCCTCGGTCCGCAGGGGTGAGGAACGGCACATCTTCCCCTTCCAGGAGGAGGCCGACATCCTCTTCAACTCGGCACTCGATTACGAGCTCGGCGTACTCAAGGTCTTCGCCGAACCCCTCCTGAGGACCATAAAGCCGTACCATCGGGAATACGCCGAGGCGATCCGTCTCCTCGGATTCCTGGAAAACTTCCTTCCCATCTCCTCCCAACACGTCCCCGGGCGTTCCATCCTCAGGGAGTTCATCGGCGACAGTGAATTCCACTACTGAAAGACCTTCCTCAAGAGAAACCGCCGCCCCTCCTCTAGAACTGGAACGCCGCGTCCTCGTAGTCGAGATTCGTCTCTATCTCGGGGATGGGTTTCCAGGCGAGTGTGAGCGAAAAGCTGGAGTCCCAGTACGTCTCGAGTATCCCTGCATCCGTGGTTCGGGTGGCCGGTTCACCCGAATACGAGAACGAGAGGTACCAGTCGCTCAGGTGATGGGTCACCGAGAGATCGAGGCTCTGCAGCTTGAAGAGCGCCTCCTCCCGGTCGTCGACCGAAAAGAAATTGAACGACCGGGCGATGTCCACGAGGGGGTTGACCCACTCGAGCCCCACCTTCTCCGGGAGTCCGGGGATGTACCGATAGGCGGCCCTGTTGACCGATACGGAGGAGAGCGAGACCTCCACGAACTCCTGGATGAAGAAGGACAACCCGAAGGAGAGATCCCACCTCGAGTCGGTGACCCGAATGGGTGTGATGGTGTAGGTGGAGCTCGTGGTCGCCCTGATTCCCATGCGGTTCTTCCAGAGATAGGTATCGGGAGAGGTGTAGCCGAGTCTCGCACTCACCTTCGAGAGGAGGAACTCCTTTTCGTCCTCCCGGATCCACCCCACCCCGTATCCACCGAAGGTATAGGGATAGGTGTGGAGCCAGGTCGCCTGAATGGTGAGGGGGTACAGTTTCGCCGTGAGCACATGCTGCTCGGGCCT includes these proteins:
- a CDS encoding phospho-sugar mutase, which produces MDLRELERKARMYIQLETGEEFRREVEELLEREDWEALNDRFFADLEFGTGGMRGIIGGGFFRMNPLMVRRATQGLANYILSQGVKDPSAAIAYDSRRYSRVFAREAALVLCGNGIKTYLFEDLRPTPELSFTVRHLGTTAGIVITASHNPPQYNGYKVYWSDGGQVVPPHDKGIIEEVRKVISEIRSMPEEEALARGLLTYIGEDVDRAYFDAVRRQVIRPDLFEEHGGEVSVVYTPLHGTGRMPVETVLRGFGIDVFTVPEQADPDGDFPTVEYPNPEEASALELALSYARKRKADVVMATDPDSDRLGIAVPDGHDYVLITGNQLGALLADYIFSSKKEMGSLPERPAFVKSIVTTNLQRKIVESYGVECHEVLTGFKYFAAKIREFEEKGGPQYVFGTEESYGFLVGTDVRDKDAVSASILTVEMTLYHRVQGKTLLQRLEELYRQHGYFEEILTTKTFPGEKGIQVMRGIMERLRTDPPLAFGDLKVVEIRDYLDGTTLYLPLGERKKNIDLPSSNVLQFVLEDGSVVSARPSGTEPKIKFYASCTSPVKDSLEEAKREVKEKLEVVQRQIDGWIPA
- a CDS encoding nucleoside kinase, with protein sequence MNEIRVMLPNGHVLEVPYGTRVGDLLKTHLPDIHPVAARVNNELTSLTYKLEFNSSIEPVTFDQPEGMIIYRASLCFLLAMAAHRRGLRLIIGHSLGDGYFYTLRDREDVTPREVALLQEEMQDLIRSDIPIQRKVLSYQDAIWEFQGRDQMQTVKLLTFKNENKIPVFFCDTYCDLATIPLVPRTGLLNGFRLQHFPPGFVLRFPRHPEQPVPESYAPPLKLFQVYREYKEWGRTLSVASVGDLNTLVEARKEREFIQIAEALHEQRISQIASRIAAEAPRIKLVLVAGPSSSGKTTFAKKLSMYLKVFGLRPLAISLDNYFRPREETPLDEEGNYDFEALEALDIEVLNRDLVALFEGGSIRERLFNFKTGRSLHTERTITLPEKGIVVIEGIHGLNEALTSQIPREQKYKIYVSALTQLNLDDHNRIPTTDNRLIRRMVRDARFRGKTALETIQMWPSVRRGEERHIFPFQEEADILFNSALDYELGVLKVFAEPLLRTIKPYHREYAEAIRLLGFLENFLPISSQHVPGRSILREFIGDSEFHY